A single region of the Drosophila takahashii strain IR98-3 E-12201 chromosome 2R, DtakHiC1v2, whole genome shotgun sequence genome encodes:
- the tn gene encoding RING finger protein nhl-1 isoform X8: MEQFEQLLTCCVCLDRYRIPKLLPCQHSFCMEPCMEGLVDYVRRQVKCPECRAEHRIPYNGVQAFPTNVTLQRFLELHIEITGELPDPTSGQIMERCGVCSEKAYLSHCAHCEKKICEDCKSAHMDILRREITRFNSQIRRSLHRLQDSLAIIEKNTMSLQTNAISVTEEIDEIYQRITKAIKDRSDQLKGEIDRYLAVELRNLTTLKENLDLEITNISSNCDTVDKYMNETVEWDDCELMDTKEIFLKTVEFLRHFEYENNDYSRRVRFLVSIDPNQLVMNLATFGDLNIAPHSTPSGGSVSSSHLAPPSTLQPGLMRSKSDHRLATQFRQQEERSGYNDEPVLGGRKFGERPQRSATQANNDRYGRGGGDYDYENDYDNEGSSGRAGKSSRFRSRFVRSHQNDDSDSEQQQQQRQQELKERKDRVLDSEDVSRGQLSGIIRLSDCSRVVQRLADIGKEKKEKKSDAAAAAQAAVQAAIQAQKAAMQRQQQKNQQTAADEEELARQKRKNAAASSSSSAAGAATSTSSAGGDNASDQRVAALKNRGGEESDGSSNQAASPVRNSAASTTRAEVSVNEANTEEEGVASESSDSEEEEEEEDEEEESVEEGAEQAEESVEGAPRELLNPPEESLQPTSSEVTEEEESSSEYEEVTATESEEEQDEGEERVVESENQILPVINVLPPDNDLTQKAEEIPVDHISSQQPLEETDKSTEESPEEEDDEDEYTEEEIESKPPVSAQVAAVKKTQRSGSSDSSASTESSASSAAAAAVAATSASAAAPATSGGGSSNNSTSQSAKAPSSSRYSSARDTTAVPEKKPFVSRFLPQHSTANASNGSADKKKAESSSSSEEETSSESESESEPETKAKTSATSSTTNTKSTPSSAASSTTAASSSTSGGSYRDRLEARRASRDDSSSAAAGRSSYATPSSSGYGSGSGTTSGRTRAVPAPHHASESEDRYGSGTGSSYTSRFLNKSKSSAIVTQPSLSTPTASFDEDATGTGDDSDSRYGTGRSRYLAMKERRTRLARSRSSHQFGNDDEDLDEPVSPTTVSPSAYLASRYSGYGSSDLARSRSSHALKSRDNSPITDRGAGSSRSSGLGGSSATDSKDGEALSSWARYLKNKYGNKGSKDSAGSSGSARDSHAGSSTSASAGAGSSSLASSHAHGYGSGTSGSSGRSTASEVSRRLSLGLPLRQANELASSDDDGSKNGLGSPTSPTVAAAVAAAGITGAAGTIPKQVYLRKRQQLFQLGGRGSEPGSFTWPRGLAVGPDNSIVVADSSNHRVQVFDSNGIFVKEFGEYGNGEGEFDCLAGVAVNRIGQYIIADRYNHRIQVLDPQGRFLRAFGSQGTADGKFNYPWGVTTDALGFIYVCDKENHRVQVFQSDGSFVGKFGSCGRGEGQLEHPHYIAVSNTNRVIVSDSNNHRIQIFDVNGKVLSTVGGEGSDDGQFKFPRGVAVDDQGYIFVADSGNNRIQIFNPDGSFLKTFGSWGSGDSEFKGLEGVAIMSNGNILVCDRENHRVQVF; the protein is encoded by the exons ATGGAGCAATTCGAGCAGCTGCTGACGTGCTGCGTCTGCCTGGACAGGTACCGCATCCCCAAGCTGCTGCCATGCCAGCACTCCTTCTGCATGGAGCCCTGCATGGAGGGACTGGTGGACTATGTGCGACGCCAG GTAAAATGCCCGGAATGTCGTGCCGAACACCGGATACCCTACAACGGCGTGCAGGCCTTTCCCACGAATGTCACCTTACAGCgcttcctggaactgcacatCGAAATCACCGGAGAGCTGCCCGATCCCACTTCAG GTCAAATTATGGAGCGCTGCGGCGTTTGCTCGGAAAAGGCCTATCTGTCCCACTGTGCGCACTGCGAGAAGAAGATCTGCGAGGACTGCAAAAGTGCCCACATGGACATTCTGCGGCGAGAGATCACGCGATTCAACTCACAG ATCCGTCGCAGCTTGCACCGACTGCAGGACTCGCTGGCGATTATCGAGAAGAACACCATGAGCCTGCAGACGAACGCCATCAGTGTGACGGAGGAGATCGATGAGATATACCAGCGGATCACGAAGGCCATCAAGGATCGCTCCGACCAGCTGAAGGGCGAGATCGATCGCTACTTGGCCGTGGAGCTGCGCAACCTGACCACCCTGAAGGAGAATCTCGATCTGGAGATCACGaacatcagcagcaactgcGACACGGTGGACAAGTACATGAACGAGACTGTGGAGTGGGATGACTGCGAGCTGATGGACACCAAGGAGATCTTCCTGAAGACGGTTGAGTTCCTGCGTCACTTCGAGTATGAGAACAACGACTACAGTCGGCGGGTGCGGTTCCTGGTCTCCATAGACCCCAATCAGCTGGTGATGAACCTTGCCACCTTTGGTGACCTGAACATAGCCCCCCACTCGACGCCCAGTGGCGGTTCGGTGAGCAGTTCCCACCTGGCGCCGCCGAGCACCTTGCAACCGGGCCTGATGCGCTCGAAGAGCGATCATCGGCTGGCCACCCAGTTCCGCCAGCAGGAGGAGCGCAGTGGCTACAACGATGAGCCCGTGCTGGGCGGCCGCAAATTCGGCGAACGCCCGCAGCGCAGCGCCACCCAGGCGAACAACGATCGCTATGGCCGTGGTGGTGGTGATTACGACTACGAGAATGACTACGACAACGAGGGCTCCTCGGGCAGGGCGGGCAAGTCCTCCCGCTTCCGCTCCCGATTCGTGAGGTCCCACCAAAACGATGACTCCGAcagcgagcagcagcagcagcagcggcagcaggagCTCAAGGAGCGCAAGGATCGTGTCCTGGACAGCGAGGATGTGTCGCGCGGCCAGCTGAGCGGCATCATTCGATTGAGCGACTGCTCGCGCGTCGTCCAGCGACTGGCCGACATTGGCAAggagaagaaggagaagaaatccgatgcagcggcagcggccCAAGCGGCCGTTCAAGCCGCCATTCAGGCCCAAAAGGCGGCcatgcagcggcagcagcagaagaatCAGCAGACTGCCGCCGACGAGGAGGAGTTGGCACGCCAGAAGCGCAAGAATGCGGCAGCatcctcatcatcatcggcaGCTGGAGCGGCCACATCGACGTCATCGGCGGGTGGCGACAACGCCAGCGATCAGCGGGTGGCGGCTCTGAAGAATCGAGGCGGCGAAGAAAGCGACGGCAGCTCCAATCAGGCGGCGTCTCCAGTGCGTAACAGTGCGGCCTCAACGACGCGAGCCGAGGTAAGTGTGAATGAGGCAAATACAGAAGAAGAAGGCGTGGCCAGTGAGAGCAGTGACAGCgaagaagaggaggaggaggaggatgaggaggaagAATCGGTAGAGGAGGGGGCAGAACAAGCTGAAGAATCTGTAGAAGGGGCTCCTAGGGAATTGCTTAATCCCCCAGAAGAATCTCTGCAGCCCACGTCTTCCGAAGTAACAGAGGAGGAAGAATCGTCCTCCGAGTATGAAGAAGTAACAGCCACCGAAAGTGAGGAAGAACAGGATGAGGGCGAGGAAAGAGTGGTTGAATCGGAGAATCAGATCCTACCAGTGATCAATGTACTACCACCCGATAATGATTTAACGCAAAAAGCAGAAGAAATCCCAGTAGATCACATAAGCAGTCAGCAACCGTTGGAAGAAACAGATAAATCTACTGAGGAGAGcccagaagaagaagacgatGAAGATGAGTACACAGAAGAAGAAATTGAG TCGAAGCCGCCCGTTTCCGCTCAAGTGGCAGCGGTGAAGAAGACCCAGCGATCTGGTAGCAGTGACAGTAGTGCCTCCACCGAGAGCTCAGCCAGttcggcggcagcagcggctgTGGCAGCCACATCCGCTTCTGCGGCGGCACCTGCAACATCCGGTggtggcagcagcaacaactcgACGAGTCAAAGTGCCAAGGCGCCCAGTTCATCTAGGTATTCGAGTGCCAGGGACACCACGGCAGTGCCGGAAAAGAAGCCCTTCGTCAGCCGATTCCTGCCGCAGCACAGTACCGCCAATGCCTCTAATGGTTCGGCGGACAAGAAGAAGGCCGAGTCCAGCTCGAGCAGCGAGGAGGAGACCAGCTCGGAGTCCGAGTCCGAGTCGGAGCCGGAGACCAAGGCGAAGACGAGTGCCACCAGCAGTACGACCAATACCAAGTCCACGCCCAGTAGTGCCGCCAGTTCGACAACGGCAGCGAGCAGTTCCACCAGCGGTGGATCCTACCGGGATCGCCTGGAGGCCCGCAGGGCTTCGCGCGACGACAGCTCCTCGGCGGCGGCGGGGCGCAGCAGCTATGCCACGCCCTCGAGCAGCGGCTATGGGAGTGGCAGCGGCACCACCAGCGGACGCACGCGAGCGGTACCCGCTCCACATCATGCGAGCGAGAGCGAAGATCGCTATGGCAGCGGCACTGGCAGCAG CTACACAAGCCGCTTTCTAAACAAGAGCAAGAGCAGCGCCATTGTAACGCAACCCTCGCTATccacgcccaccgcctccTTCGATGAGGACGCCACCGGAACGGGCGACGATTCGGACAGTCGCTACGGAACGGGCCGCTCCCGCTACTTGGCCATGAAGGAGCGACGCACCCGGCTGGCCCGCAGCCGCTCGTCCCACCAGTTTGGCAACGATGACGAGGATCTGGATGAGCCGGTGTCCCCCACAACGGTCTCGCCGTCCGCTTACCTGGCCTCAAG GTACAGCGGCTATGGCAGCAGCGACCTGGCCCGCAGCCGCTCCTCCCACGCCCTCAAGTCGCGCGACAACTCCCCGATCACCGATCGCGGAGCGGGCTCGTCGCGGTCCAGCGGCCTGGGCGGCAGCTCGGCGACGGACAGCAAGGACGGCGAGGCCTTGAGCTCCTGGGCACGGTACCTGAAGAACAAGTACGGTAACAAGGGCAGCAAGGACTCGGCCGGCAGTAGCGGCAGCGCACGCGACTCGCACGCGGGCAGCTCGACGTCCGCCTCGGCGGGCGCCGGGTCGTCCTCATTGGCGTCGTCGCATGCGCACGGCTACGGGAGCGGTACGAGCGGCTCGAGCGGTCGGAGCACCGCCAGCGAGGTATCGCGACGGCTGAGCCTGGGACTGCCCTTGAGGCAGGCCAACGAGCTGGCCTCCTCCGACGATGACGGGTCAAAAAACGGGCTAGGCTCCCCTACGTCCCCTACggtagcagcagcagtggcagcagcCGGTATAACCGGAGCGGCAGGTACTATCCCTAAACAGGTGTACCTGCGCAAGCGCCAGCAGCTGTTCCAGCTGGGGGGCCGGGGGAGCGAGCCCGGATCCTTCACATGGCCTCGCGGTCTGGCCGTCGGCCCCGACAATAGCATCGTGGTCGCCGACTCCAGCAACCACCGCGTCCAGGTCTTCGACTCCAACGGCATCTTCGTCAAGGAGTTCGGCGAGTACGGTAACGGCGAGGGAGAATTCGACTGCCTGGCCGGAGTGGCGGTGAATCGCATCGGCCAATACATCATAGCCGATAG ATACAATCATCGCATACAAGTGCTCGATCCGCAAGGACGATTCCTGCGCGCCTTCGGTTCGCAGGGCACCGCAGATGGCAAATTCAATTATCCTTGGGGCGTAACAACCGATGCACTCGGCTTCATTTACGTGTGCGATAAGGAGAACCACAGAGTGCAG GTTTTCCAATCCGATGGTTCCTTCGTTGGCAAATTCGGTTCCTGCGGCCGTGGCGAGGGACAACTTGAGCATCCGCATTATATAGCCGTATCGAATACGAATCGTGTGATTGTTTCCGATTCGAATAACCACAGGATTCAG ATATTCGACGTAAACGGCAAGGTGCTGTCCACGGTGGGCGGCGAGGGTTCCGACGACGGCCAGTTCAAGTTTCCACG CGGCGTGGCCGTGGACGATCAGGGCTACATATTCGTGGCCGATTCGGGCAACAATCGCATACAGATCTTCAATCCCGATGGCAGCTTCCTGAAGACCTTCGGCTCCTGGGGCTCCGGCGACTCGGAGTTCAAAGGACTCGAGGGCGTGGCCATCATGTCAAATGGCAACATTTTGGTCTGCGATCGCGAGAATCACCGCGTCCAAGTCTTCTGA
- the tn gene encoding RING finger protein nhl-1 isoform X1, with protein MEQFEQLLTCCVCLDRYRIPKLLPCQHSFCMEPCMEGLVDYVRRQVKCPECRAEHRIPYNGVQAFPTNVTLQRFLELHIEITGELPDPTSGQIMERCGVCSEKAYLSHCAHCEKKICEDCKSAHMDILRREITRFNSQIRRSLHRLQDSLAIIEKNTMSLQTNAISVTEEIDEIYQRITKAIKDRSDQLKGEIDRYLAVELRNLTTLKENLDLEITNISSNCDTVDKYMNETVEWDDCELMDTKEIFLKTVEFLRHFEYENNDYSRRVRFLVSIDPNQLVMNLATFGDLNIAPHSTPSGGSVSSSHLAPPSTLQPGLMRSKSDHRLATQFRQQEERSGYNDEPVLGGRKFGERPQRSATQANNDRYGRGGGDYDYENDYDNEGSSGRAGKSSRFRSRFVRSHQNDDSDSEQQQQQRQQELKERKDRVLDSEDVSRGQLSGIIRLSDCSRVVQRLADIGKEKKEKKSDAAAAAQAAVQAAIQAQKAAMQRQQQKNQQTAADEEELARQKRKNAAASSSSSAAGAATSTSSAGGDNASDQRVAALKNRGGEESDGSSNQAASPVRNSAASTTRAETASATDSDATPTPTIQQSKPPVSAQVAAVKKTQRSGSSDSSASTESSASSAAAAAVAATSASAAAPATSGGGSSNNSTSQSAKAPSSSRYSSARDTTAVPEKKPFVSRFLPQHSTANASNGSADKKKAESSSSSEEETSSESESESEPETKAKTSATSSTTNTKSTPSSAASSTTAASSSTSGGSYRDRLEARRASRDDSSSAAAGRSSYATPSSSGYGSGSGTTSGRTRAVPAPHHASESEDRYGSGTGSSYTSRFLNKSKSSAIVTQPSLSTPTASFDEDATGTGDDSDSRYGTGRSRYLAMKERRTRLARSRSSHQFGNDDEDLDEPVSPTTVSPSAYLASRYSGYGSSDLARSRSSHALKSRDNSPITDRGAGSSRSSGLGGSSATDSKDGEALSSWARYLKNKYGNKGSKDSAGSSGSARDSHAGSSTSASAGAGSSSLASSHAHGYGSGTSGSSGRSTASEVSRRLSLGLPLRQANELASSDDDGSKNGLGSPTSPTVAAAVAAAGITGAAGTIPKQVYLRKRQQLFQLGGRGSEPGSFTWPRGLAVGPDNSIVVADSSNHRVQVFDSNGIFVKEFGEYGNGEGEFDCLAGVAVNRIGQYIIADRYNHRIQVLDPQGRFLRAFGSQGTADGKFNYPWGVTTDALGFIYVCDKENHRVQVFQSDGSFVGKFGSCGRGEGQLEHPHYIAVSNTNRVIVSDSNNHRIQIFDVNGKVLSTVGGEGSDDGQFKFPRGVAVDDQGYIFVADSGNNRIQIFNPDGSFLKTFGSWGSGDSEFKGLEGVAIMSNGNILVCDRENHRVQVF; from the exons ATGGAGCAATTCGAGCAGCTGCTGACGTGCTGCGTCTGCCTGGACAGGTACCGCATCCCCAAGCTGCTGCCATGCCAGCACTCCTTCTGCATGGAGCCCTGCATGGAGGGACTGGTGGACTATGTGCGACGCCAG GTAAAATGCCCGGAATGTCGTGCCGAACACCGGATACCCTACAACGGCGTGCAGGCCTTTCCCACGAATGTCACCTTACAGCgcttcctggaactgcacatCGAAATCACCGGAGAGCTGCCCGATCCCACTTCAG GTCAAATTATGGAGCGCTGCGGCGTTTGCTCGGAAAAGGCCTATCTGTCCCACTGTGCGCACTGCGAGAAGAAGATCTGCGAGGACTGCAAAAGTGCCCACATGGACATTCTGCGGCGAGAGATCACGCGATTCAACTCACAG ATCCGTCGCAGCTTGCACCGACTGCAGGACTCGCTGGCGATTATCGAGAAGAACACCATGAGCCTGCAGACGAACGCCATCAGTGTGACGGAGGAGATCGATGAGATATACCAGCGGATCACGAAGGCCATCAAGGATCGCTCCGACCAGCTGAAGGGCGAGATCGATCGCTACTTGGCCGTGGAGCTGCGCAACCTGACCACCCTGAAGGAGAATCTCGATCTGGAGATCACGaacatcagcagcaactgcGACACGGTGGACAAGTACATGAACGAGACTGTGGAGTGGGATGACTGCGAGCTGATGGACACCAAGGAGATCTTCCTGAAGACGGTTGAGTTCCTGCGTCACTTCGAGTATGAGAACAACGACTACAGTCGGCGGGTGCGGTTCCTGGTCTCCATAGACCCCAATCAGCTGGTGATGAACCTTGCCACCTTTGGTGACCTGAACATAGCCCCCCACTCGACGCCCAGTGGCGGTTCGGTGAGCAGTTCCCACCTGGCGCCGCCGAGCACCTTGCAACCGGGCCTGATGCGCTCGAAGAGCGATCATCGGCTGGCCACCCAGTTCCGCCAGCAGGAGGAGCGCAGTGGCTACAACGATGAGCCCGTGCTGGGCGGCCGCAAATTCGGCGAACGCCCGCAGCGCAGCGCCACCCAGGCGAACAACGATCGCTATGGCCGTGGTGGTGGTGATTACGACTACGAGAATGACTACGACAACGAGGGCTCCTCGGGCAGGGCGGGCAAGTCCTCCCGCTTCCGCTCCCGATTCGTGAGGTCCCACCAAAACGATGACTCCGAcagcgagcagcagcagcagcagcggcagcaggagCTCAAGGAGCGCAAGGATCGTGTCCTGGACAGCGAGGATGTGTCGCGCGGCCAGCTGAGCGGCATCATTCGATTGAGCGACTGCTCGCGCGTCGTCCAGCGACTGGCCGACATTGGCAAggagaagaaggagaagaaatccgatgcagcggcagcggccCAAGCGGCCGTTCAAGCCGCCATTCAGGCCCAAAAGGCGGCcatgcagcggcagcagcagaagaatCAGCAGACTGCCGCCGACGAGGAGGAGTTGGCACGCCAGAAGCGCAAGAATGCGGCAGCatcctcatcatcatcggcaGCTGGAGCGGCCACATCGACGTCATCGGCGGGTGGCGACAACGCCAGCGATCAGCGGGTGGCGGCTCTGAAGAATCGAGGCGGCGAAGAAAGCGACGGCAGCTCCAATCAGGCGGCGTCTCCAGTGCGTAACAGTGCGGCCTCAACGACGCGAGCCGAG ACCGCCAGCGCCACAGACTCTGATGCAACTCCCACTCCTACAATCCAACAGTCGAAGCCGCCCGTTTCCGCTCAAGTGGCAGCGGTGAAGAAGACCCAGCGATCTGGTAGCAGTGACAGTAGTGCCTCCACCGAGAGCTCAGCCAGttcggcggcagcagcggctgTGGCAGCCACATCCGCTTCTGCGGCGGCACCTGCAACATCCGGTggtggcagcagcaacaactcgACGAGTCAAAGTGCCAAGGCGCCCAGTTCATCTAGGTATTCGAGTGCCAGGGACACCACGGCAGTGCCGGAAAAGAAGCCCTTCGTCAGCCGATTCCTGCCGCAGCACAGTACCGCCAATGCCTCTAATGGTTCGGCGGACAAGAAGAAGGCCGAGTCCAGCTCGAGCAGCGAGGAGGAGACCAGCTCGGAGTCCGAGTCCGAGTCGGAGCCGGAGACCAAGGCGAAGACGAGTGCCACCAGCAGTACGACCAATACCAAGTCCACGCCCAGTAGTGCCGCCAGTTCGACAACGGCAGCGAGCAGTTCCACCAGCGGTGGATCCTACCGGGATCGCCTGGAGGCCCGCAGGGCTTCGCGCGACGACAGCTCCTCGGCGGCGGCGGGGCGCAGCAGCTATGCCACGCCCTCGAGCAGCGGCTATGGGAGTGGCAGCGGCACCACCAGCGGACGCACGCGAGCGGTACCCGCTCCACATCATGCGAGCGAGAGCGAAGATCGCTATGGCAGCGGCACTGGCAGCAG CTACACAAGCCGCTTTCTAAACAAGAGCAAGAGCAGCGCCATTGTAACGCAACCCTCGCTATccacgcccaccgcctccTTCGATGAGGACGCCACCGGAACGGGCGACGATTCGGACAGTCGCTACGGAACGGGCCGCTCCCGCTACTTGGCCATGAAGGAGCGACGCACCCGGCTGGCCCGCAGCCGCTCGTCCCACCAGTTTGGCAACGATGACGAGGATCTGGATGAGCCGGTGTCCCCCACAACGGTCTCGCCGTCCGCTTACCTGGCCTCAAG GTACAGCGGCTATGGCAGCAGCGACCTGGCCCGCAGCCGCTCCTCCCACGCCCTCAAGTCGCGCGACAACTCCCCGATCACCGATCGCGGAGCGGGCTCGTCGCGGTCCAGCGGCCTGGGCGGCAGCTCGGCGACGGACAGCAAGGACGGCGAGGCCTTGAGCTCCTGGGCACGGTACCTGAAGAACAAGTACGGTAACAAGGGCAGCAAGGACTCGGCCGGCAGTAGCGGCAGCGCACGCGACTCGCACGCGGGCAGCTCGACGTCCGCCTCGGCGGGCGCCGGGTCGTCCTCATTGGCGTCGTCGCATGCGCACGGCTACGGGAGCGGTACGAGCGGCTCGAGCGGTCGGAGCACCGCCAGCGAGGTATCGCGACGGCTGAGCCTGGGACTGCCCTTGAGGCAGGCCAACGAGCTGGCCTCCTCCGACGATGACGGGTCAAAAAACGGGCTAGGCTCCCCTACGTCCCCTACggtagcagcagcagtggcagcagcCGGTATAACCGGAGCGGCAGGTACTATCCCTAAACAGGTGTACCTGCGCAAGCGCCAGCAGCTGTTCCAGCTGGGGGGCCGGGGGAGCGAGCCCGGATCCTTCACATGGCCTCGCGGTCTGGCCGTCGGCCCCGACAATAGCATCGTGGTCGCCGACTCCAGCAACCACCGCGTCCAGGTCTTCGACTCCAACGGCATCTTCGTCAAGGAGTTCGGCGAGTACGGTAACGGCGAGGGAGAATTCGACTGCCTGGCCGGAGTGGCGGTGAATCGCATCGGCCAATACATCATAGCCGATAG ATACAATCATCGCATACAAGTGCTCGATCCGCAAGGACGATTCCTGCGCGCCTTCGGTTCGCAGGGCACCGCAGATGGCAAATTCAATTATCCTTGGGGCGTAACAACCGATGCACTCGGCTTCATTTACGTGTGCGATAAGGAGAACCACAGAGTGCAG GTTTTCCAATCCGATGGTTCCTTCGTTGGCAAATTCGGTTCCTGCGGCCGTGGCGAGGGACAACTTGAGCATCCGCATTATATAGCCGTATCGAATACGAATCGTGTGATTGTTTCCGATTCGAATAACCACAGGATTCAG ATATTCGACGTAAACGGCAAGGTGCTGTCCACGGTGGGCGGCGAGGGTTCCGACGACGGCCAGTTCAAGTTTCCACG CGGCGTGGCCGTGGACGATCAGGGCTACATATTCGTGGCCGATTCGGGCAACAATCGCATACAGATCTTCAATCCCGATGGCAGCTTCCTGAAGACCTTCGGCTCCTGGGGCTCCGGCGACTCGGAGTTCAAAGGACTCGAGGGCGTGGCCATCATGTCAAATGGCAACATTTTGGTCTGCGATCGCGAGAATCACCGCGTCCAAGTCTTCTGA